Proteins encoded by one window of Chanos chanos chromosome 7, fChaCha1.1, whole genome shotgun sequence:
- the rasd2b gene encoding GTP-binding protein Rhes — MTLAKVKGRELYPKFVVEMSQKVTLPALPVMPRGQLPISSSKTLLAYKNKSQHLNASGHKVNTVSKAGMGILKLATTQWKHQEKKARVIRSSSIGNQHPSSERSPCKKSALDHLASLVLNGQARLQQLSQEPRQELPCAVKPQNCRRIVVLGARRVGKTSILRRFLRDGFEEHYEPTSEDFHRKLYHIRGEKYQIDILDASGERSFPAKRRLSILTGDIFLLVFSLDDYRSFEEVRALRAEILAAKTALRKSKEKACVPTVVCANKVDLPSEERAVSQGEIVRAFGEDCALFETSAKDCVNLEEVFEALAKRGGLPLETGPSQHRKVSIRSYQALRASRPTGRQAKESSFETPCGALYPLARRPSYSTDLRRVLGPNSSGKHCKGRERCQIQ; from the exons ATGACACTTGCTAAGGTCAAAGGCAGGGAACTATATCCAAAATTTGTCGTGGAGATGTCTCAGAAGGTCACTTTACCCGCTTTACCTGTGATGCCGCGGGGACAGCTCCCCATCAGTTCTTCCAAAACGCTACTGGCTTACAAGAACAAGTCACAGCACTTAAACGCGTCGGGGCACAAAGTTAATACGGTCTCTAAAGCCGGTATGGGAATCCTTAAACTGGCGACAACGCAATGGAAGCATCAGGAGAAAAAAGCGAGAGTTATACGTTCATCCAGCATAGGTAATCAGCATCCGTCCAGCGAGCGCAGCCCGTGTAAGAAGTCTGCCCTAGATCATTTAGCTTCTTTGGTGCTTAACGGACAAGCTCGGCTCCAACAGCTCAGCCAGGAGCCCCGTCAAGAGTTACCGTGCGCTGTCAAACCTCAGAACTGCCGGCGCATCGTGGTGTTGGGCGCGCGGAGAGTCGGCAAGACCTCAATCCTGCGACGGTTTCTGCGGGACGGCTTCGAAGAGCATTATGAGCCCACCTCTGAAGACTTCCATAGAAAACTGTACCACATTCGAGGAGAAAAGTATCAGATAGACATTCTGGACGCTTCGGGAGAAAGGAGTTTCCCAGCTAAGCGCAGACTCTCCATTTTGACAG GTGACATATTTCTGCTGGTGTTCAGTCTGGACGATTACAGGTCGTTCGAGGAGGTGCGAGCGCTGCGCGCCGAAATCTTGGCGGCTAAAACAGCCTTGCGCAAATCCAAAGAGAAAGCGTGCGTACCCACAGTGGTCTGCGCGAACAAGGTGGACCTGCCCTCCGAGGAGAGAGCTGTGTCACAGGGAGAGATCGTTCGAGCTTTTGGTGAAGACTGCGCATTGTTTGAGACATCAGCTAAAGACTGTGTCAATCTGGAGGAGGTATTCGAAGCGCTGGCGAAACGCGGTGGACTGCCTCTCGAAACTGGACCTTCTCAGCACCGCAAAGTTTCCATCCGCTCCTACCAGGCACTGCGGGCGAGTCGTCCTACTGGAAGGCAGGCTAAGGAATCCAGTTTCGAGACGCCATGCGGGGCTCTGTATCCTCTGGCTCGACGGCCGAGCTACAGCACGGATCTCCGACGCGTTTTGGGTCCCAACAGCTCCGGGAAACACTGTAAGGGGCGCGAGAGGTGCCAGATTCAGTGA